The DNA sequence CCATACTACGTTCCCCTGTAGCTGAGCTATGATTCTTTCTTCCAAACTTCAACAGCCGTCTAAGCCCTTTAGGCGAGTCCTTTACTTGAGGTTTCTCCAATGATTCTGAAATCTTTTCCAGTCTCAAGTTTCTAGAATCAGATATGAGTGCTGTGACAGACTCTGTGCCTGTTGTCACAATCTCCGAGCTTGGTGGAGTTCTGCCATACTCAGAATTCCCAGTACATCGATCTTCCAAAGAAGAAACCTGAGCATAGGGGGCTAGATATGGTTTTTTAGCAATACTGGTGCTTAAAAACTGTGGAGGTTCTTTGTCTGCATTTTTTGTCGTGACCTAACCTCAgatgatgttaaaaaataagcaaaagagagaaaatcagaTTATTGTGAAAAACTCTCATCTTTgccaaagaaattaaagaattaaaatgTATCCCAAATcaaagatattttaattattattcattttgaagggaaagaaagaaaaaaaaataacttcaaaaatatAACAGAGCATGGGACCAAGACTGCCATTACTACGACTAGGACAATTATTCAACAATAAGGCAACGTGCTTATCAAGTTTAACCATAGATGATAGAACAAAATTTTCACCAAGCTCTGCTAGTAGTAGCTAACCACTTTTCTTAACATACATAAAGATACATATCGTATAAATACAATAAACCGTTGAACTGGCAAGGTAACAACATCAAGGATTGCTGGTGTAAGAAATTGCCTGAAACTACTTGTTACTTCTATTATTTGGAAATATTACATTGTAGAAAGTACAGCAATAAGGTCAAGATATGATGAACCAACACTGAGTTGGTGAATCACACATCGCAACGTGTTTTATCCTCTAGCAAGGAGTGCAACAATCAAGAGAATATAATTTAAGCTTACTTCTTAAACAATGTTGATGCATGTTATATTCATCAAAGTTCCAAGACAACGAAATATATTTAgacccataaaaaaatatatttatgagagaaaaaccaaaaaaagttACCCATGATCAAAGCCCTTTCATTTGACCAATCATACCTCAAAAGAAGTGTGTTGCCCTTGGGATTGGTGTTCCGAAGATTCTCCATCAATTTTATCCATCTTAAGTGGTGAAGCTGGAGCACGTATAACAGCATAATCAGACACCAACTCAACTTTCTTCCCTATCTTAAAGTTATCATATTGTCCATTTTGTGCCCCCAAATTTCCTTCCTTTGCATGTGCAGTGGGAACGGACGGCTTCTCACATTCTAGCATCAGAACCGTCTTTTCAATTACTGGGTTGTCATCTCCGTCACTATGATGAGAATTATTTTCATGGTTCCTCTTCACTTCAGCACCTTCTGAAGTTGTAGAAGACTTATTTCTATTAACCTTCTGTGCCGTATCTTTCGCTCCTGATTTGCTCTGGGCAACATCAGGTCCTTTGGATGTCCTAATTTTCAGTTCTGGAAGGGTTGCAGCTTTGCTTCTATCATGATTCATAATTGCAGATATTTTCTTACTCTCAGGCGCAACAGATATCTTTGCCTTTGATACTGATTCAGCACTTTGTGACTTCACTGAAGTACCATGATGGCTGCCACCCATTTTAGGTTCAGATAATCTTCTAATCCGTGCCAGGGATGCCTTAGAATCAGCTATAACACTGCTGTTCTCTTTCTTTGGTTCAGGCAGTGGAGACACAGTGTGGTTTAACCTATTTCCAACCGAGTGACTTCCAGTACTTAATCTGCTGGGTTTAGAGGCTTCTTGAGAATCACTGGCTACGAGGGCAGTTCTGATGGAGGACCTTTTTAGAGGTGACGATGATCCTGGTTCTGAGTCACTAAACTTTGATCCTTTGTGAGAGCTTGGGGAAAGTTTTGTTGGCAATGGTTTCCTGGCTTGATGTGACGTAAGTGGTGACTTAGCTGGGATGGAACTCCCTCTTGCAGCAATTCTCTTTTGTCTCTCTATCTTTAAAGCTTCCAATCGTTTTAACTCTTCGTCTTCCTGAGAAAATGGACAATGAGCAAGCGTGGTGAGCTGGAAAAAGTCTTCAccagaatgaaaaaataacatagCTGATGAACAAGAATACAAAACTGAATCAAGAGGtgtaactaggtgttctcttgtatacatccggTGTACTCGGGCTTTGCGTAGTCTTCTATTTACAAAAGGtttactcatataaaaaaaaaaaaaaaaactagtataCAAAACTGAATGGATAGGTTGTAGCCTAGATCACTGGCCACTAATTATgctacttttttatttgaagataagcaacaccccccccccccggggggcgCGGCTCCAGGTTGCTGCTTTCCCCCAAAATTTTACGCATAGAATGAAAAACAAACcttctctttcttcattttctgaaGATCAGCTTTGAAGGTTCTTAGCCTCTCTGCACGTGCTCGTGCTTCTTCCAAAGGACTTGACTTCGAAGGTTTTCCTTTCCTTATTGGTCCCCCAGTCttctttttatctaaattatcTGGCACAAGTCTTGATTTACGGTCGTTGCTTAACCTTTTAGACCCTTGCTTGACATCcacctccatattttttttatctagagaAGCACCATCTTGAACACGAATCTGCATTTCATAATCTAAAGCAGGGTCATAACCAATTGACTCCTTTTCTATTCCACGTTCAGGCATCAAACTCAATTCATCTGGCTCATGATTGACTTGGCTCCCAACTCTATTAGACGAGTTCTCTGACAACTGAGATGCCAATGGGAATTCAGAATCCATGTCAATAGCATTTCTGACATTGTTTCTAACTTGATCTAGTGAATTTTCCCTTAGTGCAACAATGTAAGAATCATCATCCATATCATGTGATGATCTTCTGTCCAAGTTATTGGCTACACGATCAAATCCATTTACAAGTACATCCGAGGGCAAATTTGTATACCCAGACTGGCCTCCTTGTCTATGTaccataaaatcatcactgcCACCCCTCCTATATCCACCTCGTCTTCCATCTATTTCTGCAGACTGTATATCCATATGCCTTCTACCATCACCAGATCGACCGTCTCTTCTAGAGCTCAACAATTCATCATTTGATGCCTTGGACTTGTAGGTCATGTTTCCACTAAATTTATGCATGTCCATCACATTATCTTCTTGTGTTTCACCCTTTTCTTGCCCACTAAAAACTAAAGGATCATCACCTACAGTATTTTGTCTCCTTTTCACTTGAACCTCCTTTTCCATTGCAAACATGCCTTGGTCAACTGCACGTTTGTCCTCATCAGCATCTCTcagtaaataattttgaaatgctTGCCAATGTCCACCATCTACATCCTTACCATGAGTCATTTCTTCTTTGTCAGATGAATTCCATTTATCCATGGATTTTGCATGGCTTCCTTTTCTCTTGGAAGATCTCTGGGAGTCCATATGCCTTGTCTCCAGAGTACTAGCCTGTAAATCTCCACCTTCATCAGTTTCAGAGTCAGAAGCTGATTGTGATTCACTACCAGAAGAGTTCTGCCTCTTTGAAGTGATGTAATTAATGTTCCGGATGACAACCATGCCTGATTGCTTTTTACCTGATCGGCTAGCCTTCTTCCGCGAATCTCGAGTTTGTAAAGCTTCCTTGTCCAACTCTACTTCATCTTGTGATACTGTTTTTAAAGCATCCGTCTCCCAAGTTTCTATTTCAGCATTGCTGTTCCTACTATCCATAGAATGCCTCCTGTGTCCCATTCTTGGATCAGTATTAAGTCTAGGGTCCGACACTGATGGATACGGTGGCTGAAAAAATGGGCCATTTCCTGGATAATTCTGATAATATGGCAGGCCTTGCATGGGATACGCTTGATAGAGTGGGGGAGCACCAGGAGGAGAATGAACAGGCCAGGGAGGGAACATATGAGGAGGAAACTGCCCCTGAAAGTATTCTTGATGCCCTGATGGTGTTTTGTGATCCACAGGAGGCTTGTCATCTGGGCAAATAAGGAGAAAATTTTTCtaactgaaaattataaatatattcatacaTACAACACCACATTTAGGGTTAGTAGAGgaataatattgaaaagaaTCCATGCAATCAGTAAGCACCTTTAAGGCCCTAACAATTGTACATAGTCCAATTGTCTTGAGCTATGTGGACACCTCATGGTTTTGACACCAATACCAGTGCCAGACTTACTTATTTTTTACCCTTCTCAAGAGTTTCAGGGATGCTGCCAGAAAATAGATATTACCCCCTGAATCTTTCAGAAAGTTCTGAAGCTATAAGCCCAGAACATAGCCAACATAAGGGTTCACTGtttaattcaattagttagttATACAAACACTGTTTACTTTGAAAAGTCATACATAAAATTTTGGGGCCATTATTCTAACCTGTGCATGTCACTTGAAACTCTCTTTTCCAAACAATGAAATATGATTAGACCATAAGTAATAGTTATGGAATAAATGATTGAGTGGTCCCTTTTGTATTTGCAAGTCAAACTTCATCATGCAAACACATTCATCCATCTAATGAAATACCACTGAAACCTTTCTCCATTTTCAGAAATGGAAATTAGCAATTCAGGCAAAcatttcaagaaaaaagaaaaatggggacCCGACATATTACTAATGATAGCACCATAATTATGTATTTAAAGGGTAGCTATGAGAATATACCTGCACTTACGGCACTAGCTTTCCCGTTATTTTCTAAAGCCAACTCATAGTCTTTGGGCTTGTTGTCCACATTTGCTAGCATAATGCCTGATGCATTTATGGTAGAGAAGTCTGATCGGCTAGACATTGCTTCAGCTGCTTCGATTTCAAGCCACTGACCAGTTTCATGCTTTCTTCTCCATAACTCCATAAACTTTATACATGCATCCCTGTTACATTGATAAGTGGTTGATTTgctgaaaaaatatgaaatctccaccaaaaaatgataaagatgATCCCTCAAAGACAAGCTGCTTACATTAAACGCAAGGCTCCAAAGCATTCAGCAAATGAGACCAATGGTGACATGTGATCAATGTCAAAACCGGCAGCTACAGCACGTGCAAAGGCCATGCCTTGCTCTTTCTGCAGCACAGTTTTGCGTGTCTCCAGAACTTTCAAAAGTTGAACCCTAATACAAACCGGTCATAAATATGTGACAAAAAAGACATTAAGATCATGGCAATCTCAAAGTTAGGCACGACATGAGGAGTTTCCACCCattacttccttttttttcttttttccttttcttggagACAAGTTATGCTTGCATTATTCTCAACCCAAATGTGGCTCCCCTCAAAACAAACATTTCTTAGTAGTGGAAGAATAGAAGTCCATGCATACTTGGGCAGAATTTTCTAAGCAACTCATCTGCCTGTTAGAAATTGGTGTGTAAATAAACAACATACATTCAAAAAATGGAATTTCATTGATAAAGGATACAATAAACTTTTTGTACAGCTTATAAGCGTAAATAGGATTGCACTTGGACATATTTATGACATCCATAACTTACTCACCACAAGCAGAAACTTGTAAGAggctaaaaaatgtaaaatgtaaTCACAACAAACCCGATAGTTTTCTGTGAATAGTGAAAACCATATATTATCCCTCACACGCAACAACTCTGAATAAGCAGTTTAGTTTtctgataattttattactcATGGCAGAAATGTTTAGGACATATAAGCAAGAAAAGATACTTTGAATTTCCCTCCTGTGTGGTGGATACATTCACTTCAGTTGGATTTGCTGCAGGCTGCCAGAGACCAAAAGAAACCCACTTAAACTAATAGGCTAAAATGTCGATTGTATTGCAAGAGTAATCAGTGAGGACTCACTTTGTAAAGGACAATTGCTTTATCCTCATTAGAATCAAGCACAGGCCTGCTACCTGTCAAAAATGttgacaaaaaaatacaaaacccaTTAAAGTTCGCAAGTGAGGTAGCGTCTATTAACCAAAGCTGATGGTTGACAGAAGCCAAATTTCATAGTATGACAGAAGCtaaattcccccccccccccccaaaaaaaaaaaaaactctctcccTGCGCCaatgcaaaaaaacaaaaataggaggaagaagaagaagaagaagacactcTATGAAGCCAAAGACGGGGATGATCAAATCGTGTCACAACACAAAATTAGTGCAAAAATGCACCTTCATTGACTTCTCCAGGTTTAGCTTGATAATCTTCTACCTGCAACATGgaaaaaaactgaaattgaCCCTTCTCAATTTGACCTTGAAATAATAGAGAGCTGATAAAATTTACTTACAGTAGTCAGCCCCATATCATTGTTGCCTTGAATCACAATTGCCTCGTCAATTTGCAAGATCTCTGACTCGAGAGTGTAGACCCTTTCTAAGACCTCTGGAGTGCTTACAAAACGAACAAACCTATAGAAAGCATCACATTTTAGTCAAACATGCAATTTACTGGTAAAAAGTGTTAATGTAGCAAATTACAAGTTCGATGTGTGTAGCAACACCAATGGTCAGAAGGCACGACATCAGTATGACTACATGTGTAACCAACAAGATATGGTTCGGGTAGCTGTAAGGAAAAACTTCCCCTTTCTCGTGAGAGGGGGAAAAAGTCGATAACAATTTTTGCAAGTAAAATAGAAAAGTCACACAACACCTTTCGATCGTGTCCTTTGTAAACCATGTGTCGTCACTTCCAGACTCCGGCTCTAGAACAATCGAATAACCTCCCTTTGCCATCTGCTCTTGTGCAGCCTTCAAGTGTGCAAGGAATGGATTCAGCAAACCTGAAgctattttttcttccttcccaTTTGCAGATATAACCAAATCACAcctaagaaaaatccaaaattagGTTACTATAGTTTAATCTCAAAGTAGCCAAGGAAAATTTCACATAGTTTCCCTACAGCTCTACCAAAATCACAGTCAATTCTCAGGAAGAaagcttttaaatttttatagaataCGCTACAAAGAATTGCCGCAAGATTTAAACTTCCAACTACGTAAAGCACGGCTATTCAGACCGCTTGAGAAACAAGTAAATTTCTCATGAAGAGATAAAAATGTAACCAAAAATCAGCCGTTTGTTTTAACTAAAACTTATTTCGAAATAGTAAAACAAACCGAAAGGAACAAGCAGTATACGCTATTGATTCAAGATTATTACCTTTCTATTCatcaagaagaagagaaaacgaacaataaaaaagaagaagaagaagaagaaaaaacctgGTTCGAGTGGGCGTTAGCTGAAACACAGCCGAGTCGAGCCGAGTCGAAGACTTCATTTTTAAGAAGACAAAGAGGAGAAACGGTGAGAGAAGCTGTAACTGAACAGGTCCAGGTCTACGAAGAAgagcaaaaggaaaaagttggatcagagaagttaaaaaatccGTAAAACCCGTGAAAAAGCGGATTTATCACTCGGCGAATAGGTTCTGCTTGGAAATGAGGgcgtttcttctttttttttttttctttatatattttctttcttttacagCTCAGAGAAAAAGTTTCCTGCAGAACACAAAAAGAGGAAAGCCATAGCTCCGAAAGATGAGCTTTCAATGGCCACCAGACAGAGTGTGATTACTGACTAGAGAGAGTGAGaactaaaagaaagaaataaaaggatCTGTAAGACAGTTTGGCATAGGATGCCAACCAGAAACTCCTGcaaaataaactatatttcacatcaaaattaataattaaaaatcgtATTTTGCTTTGCGTCGTTGAGTTTTGCCTAGAGTGGATATAGCCCATAGGTGAAAAAGGTAAGGACTTTCTGGTAAATTGATAGTGGAGGTGACCAACGGCACGGGAAACGCTGTAGCGAAGGGGAAGGACAAAAATATCATACAGTACACTGGAGGTGTCCCGCACTTCAGGGTTTTTTTTATTCAGAAATCACTGAAATGCCACTTTCTAGGCTTTTTTGAGaatctaaactcatttaaatttattattataattttttaaaattttaacataaaatataataaataatttaattttttttaattttaaaataataataataatattttatcatctcaattcaattcaactcaacttaattcaatatataatattaagataGTCAAGATCTGTATtggattaattagaaatttttaaCCTTTTAAGCTCAATAATTCTGAAAGAACTTTTAAAGTTGGAAAGtctttatttattcataaataatcaacaagaatttattaaattatttttaaaacttttattaataaacaagattataatttttcaagaaatattttttataaataatattataatatgttggataattaaattgatataaaaaataattaaaaaataataattttaagtaaaaattaaattactaattaatatatagagtgtatttgtaaaattattaaaaaattattattaaaatatataatattatattattattttaactttaaaatagataatttaatataaattaatatcctTAAAGACTTAGTCAAAATCTTAACTTTTAGCCCAAATTTTAAACCAGTGCCAATGCTCACAAATTCTTCCGGTGAAAGATGAATGAGAATGGACCTTTTGAACTAAATTATTGACATCATTACTACGttctttcatataaaaatatttgtatttttaatattttatgattaacgTGATTTTACAATAAGCGACGAATTTATACGTTaacttataaatagtaaaaagtttatcaataaatatgatatatttatttccaaacttCCTCTTTGGCCTGTCTAAACCCATAGAATTTccaaactatctaattaatatctcttgattgaaaataaaatatccaattTTTACCCTAAAAAAATCATCCCTAAAAACAGCAGGAGATGGAGAAGATTACAAATCTGCCAACATAAACTAAAGACGGTGCGGTGAATTGAAATAAAGATGGTGGTCCAAATTGGGATTGGTAACGGAGATTCCtcttctttataataataataaatgtctGTTCTCACTCGTTTATTACAGGCAAGCACAATGACTAGCATGCCCTTCTCGCCTCCCTCTGTATGACTTGGCTCGTTCGTGTGCTCGAGGCACTGGCACTGGGATACACCTCGCCAATTGAATTGTTATGTTATTCAAATTAAGTCCCCCACCTACCTACTACGCCATCcaatagaattattctatttgttACAAGTAGAAGTAATCTTTAATTTACTCTTTAAATAACTCCAATAAACTTTGTcctcttttcccttttctcgGACCGAGTACAATTGTCTGATACCTAACTCAAATtcgtaaataatttttcttttatttcatatgAGTTGttatttataatcatttttgttattagttttttttatcattttttttaaaatttataagagTAGAGAGAACATACAATATTGCATATttgaattgggaaaaaaaaaatattacctttAGTTTTCTCAACAACCACAACCAAAAAGATTCAAATTAAAAGAACATTTATAGATACAATAATTGAATTCTTGAAGATGTTCTCTTATGGTTATGGGCATtataaaatctctctctctctctctctctctctcctcggtAGGAAAAAAAGCCTGGCAATGTTATAATTGTTGGTGATAATTTGCACCAACTGTTATTGGAATGCATATGTAGTAAATTCAGCTCTCCCCAAGTCTacgtattctttttttaaaaacacaCACGcaggtataaatatatatatatatatttatatttgcttgattttcacccttcttcctttcattatttaattgttttcaagttaattaatttCGAGACCGTTAACGTCCAAAAATGACGTAGCTCAAAAGGAGAGAAAGATCTATTCTCAAATGCATTGAGGTGGGTTGGGCCTCGATCAATGAGGTGTGGAGCTCCCAGCGGTCATCCGGTATAGTTGTATGTTGTCTGTACATACATACATGGTGATAAACagtatttaaatacaaataaaataaggagAGATAAAATACAGATTTACGTAATTTGGTATTGGACGTAGCGTCAACGAGAGTTTGGGGAGGGAATAttctactataatatac is a window from the Juglans regia cultivar Chandler chromosome 7, Walnut 2.0, whole genome shotgun sequence genome containing:
- the LOC108991201 gene encoding COP1-interacting protein 7-like isoform X2; the protein is MKSSTRLDSAVFQLTPTRTRCDLVISANGKEEKIASGLLNPFLAHLKAAQEQMAKGGYSIVLEPESGSDDTWFTKDTIERFVRFVSTPEVLERVYTLESEILQIDEAIVIQGNNDMGLTTVEDYQAKPGEVNEGSRPVLDSNEDKAIVLYKPAANPTEVNVSTTQEGNSKVQLLKVLETRKTVLQKEQGMAFARAVAAGFDIDHMSPLVSFAECFGALRLMDACIKFMELWRRKHETGQWLEIEAAEAMSSRSDFSTINASGIMLANVDNKPKDYELALENNGKASAVSADDKPPVDHKTPSGHQEYFQGQFPPHMFPPWPVHSPPGAPPLYQAYPMQGLPYYQNYPGNGPFFQPPYPSVSDPRLNTDPRMGHRRHSMDSRNSNAEIETWETDALKTVSQDEVELDKEALQTRDSRKKASRSGKKQSGMVVIRNINYITSKRQNSSGSESQSASDSETDEGGDLQASTLETRHMDSQRSSKRKGSHAKSMDKWNSSDKEEMTHGKDVDGGHWQAFQNYLLRDADEDKRAVDQGMFAMEKEVQVKRRQNTVGDDPLVFSGQEKGETQEDNVMDMHKFSGNMTYKSKASNDELLSSRRDGRSGDGRRHMDIQSAEIDGRRGGYRRGGSDDFMVHRQGGQSGYTNLPSDVLVNGFDRVANNLDRRSSHDMDDDSYIVALRENSLDQVRNNVRNAIDMDSEFPLASQLSENSSNRVGSQVNHEPDELSLMPERGIEKESIGYDPALDYEMQIRVQDGASLDKKNMEVDVKQGSKRLSNDRKSRLVPDNLDKKKTGGPIRKGKPSKSSPLEEARARAERLRTFKADLQKMKKEKEDEELKRLEALKIERQKRIAARGSSIPAKSPLTSHQARKPLPTKLSPSSHKGSKFSDSEPGSSSPLKRSSIRTALVASDSQEASKPSRLSTGSHSVGNRLNHTVSPLPEPKKENSSVIADSKASLARIRRLSEPKMGGSHHGTSVKSQSAESVSKAKISVAPESKKISAIMNHDRSKAATLPELKIRTSKGPDVAQSKSGAKDTAQKVNRNKSSTTSEGAEVKRNHENNSHHSDGDDNPVIEKTVLMLECEKPSVPTAHAKEGNLGAQNGQYDNFKIGKKVELVSDYAVIRAPASPLKMDKIDGESSEHQSQGQHTSFEVRSRQKMQTKNLHSF
- the LOC108991201 gene encoding COP1-interacting protein 7-like isoform X1, which codes for MKSSTRLDSAVFQLTPTRTRCDLVISANGKEEKIASGLLNPFLAHLKAAQEQMAKGGYSIVLEPESGSDDTWFTKDTIERFVRFVSTPEVLERVYTLESEILQIDEAIVIQGNNDMGLTTVEDYQAKPGEVNEGSRPVLDSNEDKAIVLYKPAANPTEVNVSTTQEGNSKVQLLKVLETRKTVLQKEQGMAFARAVAAGFDIDHMSPLVSFAECFGALRLMDACIKFMELWRRKHETGQWLEIEAAEAMSSRSDFSTINASGIMLANVDNKPKDYELALENNGKASAVSADDKPPVDHKTPSGHQEYFQGQFPPHMFPPWPVHSPPGAPPLYQAYPMQGLPYYQNYPGNGPFFQPPYPSVSDPRLNTDPRMGHRRHSMDSRNSNAEIETWETDALKTVSQDEVELDKEALQTRDSRKKASRSGKKQSGMVVIRNINYITSKRQNSSGSESQSASDSETDEGGDLQASTLETRHMDSQRSSKRKGSHAKSMDKWNSSDKEEMTHGKDVDGGHWQAFQNYLLRDADEDKRAVDQGMFAMEKEVQVKRRQNTVGDDPLVFSGQEKGETQEDNVMDMHKFSGNMTYKSKASNDELLSSRRDGRSGDGRRHMDIQSAEIDGRRGGYRRGGSDDFMVHRQGGQSGYTNLPSDVLVNGFDRVANNLDRRSSHDMDDDSYIVALRENSLDQVRNNVRNAIDMDSEFPLASQLSENSSNRVGSQVNHEPDELSLMPERGIEKESIGYDPALDYEMQIRVQDGASLDKKNMEVDVKQGSKRLSNDRKSRLVPDNLDKKKTGGPIRKGKPSKSSPLEEARARAERLRTFKADLQKMKKEKEDEELKRLEALKIERQKRIAARGSSIPAKSPLTSHQARKPLPTKLSPSSHKGSKFSDSEPGSSSPLKRSSIRTALVASDSQEASKPSRLSTGSHSVGNRLNHTVSPLPEPKKENSSVIADSKASLARIRRLSEPKMGGSHHGTSVKSQSAESVSKAKISVAPESKKISAIMNHDRSKAATLPELKIRTSKGPDVAQSKSGAKDTAQKVNRNKSSTTSEGAEVKRNHENNSHHSDGDDNPVIEKTVLMLECEKPSVPTAHAKEGNLGAQNGQYDNFKIGKKVELVSDYAVIRAPASPLKMDKIDGESSEHQSQGQHTSFEVTTKNADKEPPQFLSTSIAKKPYLAPYAQVSSLEDRCTGNSEYGRTPPSSEIVTTGTESVTALISDSRNLRLEKISESLEKPQVKDSPKGLRRLLKFGRKNHSSATGERSMEFDNACVNGSEADDAGPNSVSTSEVHTLKNLISQDETPTAGSTQKGPRSFSLLSPFRGKTSEKKLAS